One window from the genome of Pelodictyon luteolum DSM 273 encodes:
- a CDS encoding cation-translocating P-type ATPase translates to MHSDSRVPWHALPADEAMRRLDSGPDGLTHDAVLLRKHKEGANIIRPVRPVRPLSLLLLQFRNVLVITLFIAAALSFLIGEGLEAATIAIIVLFAVVLGFVQEYRAEQAVAALRKMAAPMARVRRGGRESTLDASELVSGDIIILDAGDRVPADARIFSSYGMIVDESPLTGESEATEKSADSVFREEAVPGDRLNMVFAGTTIRAGRGEAVVTATGMQTEFGRIASLLGEVPPERTPLQKNLDRVGILLSRAALLIVLFIVVSGLLHGRPFMEMVLFGIALAVAVVPEALPAVVTISLALGVQRMARRNALMRRLPVVETLGSTTVICTDKTGTLTRDEMTVRRIRLREGEVLISGTGYLPEGTLSVAEGSFMPDKAKALLLAAVLCNDAGLEMDGDGIWTVAGDPTEGALVVAARKAGIDEKAERKRCPRIGEIPFSSETRRMLTLHRIEGKGQVFMKGAPEAVLRSCSAVSMDGASVPFDDALKTQMQAAADLYGSNALRVLGFARRDAEDFEGAETGMTFLGLAAMIDPPRPEAGPAVRRCIEAGIRPVMITGDHPLTAAAIAKELGFPGDGRVVSGAMLKTMDEGALCDVAASVSVFARVSPEHKLRLVEALQKNGEVVAMTGDGVNDAPALKRADIGISMGITGTDVAREASAMTLTDDNFSSIVDAIEEGRGIYDNIRKYLTYLLSSNIGELGLIVGAMLLGLPMPLTAVQILYVNLATDGLPALALGVDPPEEGIMRRPPADPKTGVFTPPLMALMLAGGLWSTLCNLLLFTYALHTERSVGTAMTMTFVSLVLIEFFKAYNFRSLTASVFRRPFANRWLNLAVLWESCMFAAVLFVPLFEGPFGVVRLEGKDWILTVLPALSVLPVLELVKLFIRKNQPEAA, encoded by the coding sequence ATGCATTCGGATTCCAGGGTACCATGGCACGCGCTTCCGGCCGATGAGGCCATGCGCCGGCTTGATTCCGGTCCGGACGGACTGACGCACGATGCCGTCCTTCTGCGCAAGCATAAGGAAGGGGCGAACATCATCCGCCCTGTCCGCCCCGTCCGTCCACTTTCCCTGCTCCTCCTTCAGTTCCGCAATGTACTCGTCATAACCCTCTTCATTGCAGCCGCTCTTTCGTTCCTGATCGGCGAGGGGCTTGAAGCGGCAACAATCGCCATTATCGTCCTTTTCGCCGTGGTGCTCGGTTTTGTCCAGGAGTACAGGGCGGAACAGGCTGTTGCTGCACTCAGGAAGATGGCGGCACCGATGGCCCGGGTCAGGCGGGGAGGCAGGGAGTCAACGCTTGACGCATCGGAACTTGTGTCTGGCGACATCATCATCCTTGATGCGGGTGACAGGGTGCCGGCCGACGCCCGCATTTTCTCTTCCTATGGCATGATTGTCGACGAGTCGCCCTTGACGGGGGAGTCTGAAGCGACGGAAAAATCAGCAGACTCCGTGTTTAGGGAGGAAGCCGTTCCGGGAGACAGGCTCAACATGGTGTTTGCCGGTACGACCATCCGTGCCGGACGGGGAGAGGCCGTGGTGACGGCAACCGGCATGCAGACTGAGTTCGGCAGGATTGCTTCGCTTCTCGGGGAGGTTCCTCCGGAGCGGACCCCGCTCCAGAAAAACCTTGACCGGGTGGGCATCCTTCTCTCAAGAGCTGCGCTTCTGATTGTTCTCTTCATCGTCGTTTCAGGGCTGCTGCACGGACGACCCTTCATGGAGATGGTGCTTTTCGGTATTGCCCTTGCCGTTGCGGTGGTCCCTGAGGCCCTTCCTGCTGTCGTCACGATTTCGCTCGCCCTCGGCGTACAGCGGATGGCCCGGCGAAACGCACTCATGCGCCGACTTCCTGTGGTTGAAACGCTCGGAAGCACAACGGTGATCTGTACCGACAAGACCGGTACCCTGACCCGCGATGAAATGACCGTCCGGAGGATCCGCCTCAGAGAGGGAGAGGTGCTCATCAGCGGCACCGGCTATCTGCCCGAGGGAACCCTCTCCGTTGCAGAGGGTTCCTTCATGCCCGATAAGGCTAAAGCGCTGCTTCTGGCGGCAGTGCTCTGCAACGACGCCGGTCTCGAGATGGACGGGGATGGCATCTGGACGGTTGCCGGGGATCCCACCGAAGGGGCTCTCGTCGTTGCAGCACGCAAGGCCGGCATTGATGAAAAGGCTGAAAGAAAGCGCTGTCCCCGCATCGGAGAAATCCCGTTTTCATCCGAAACAAGGCGGATGCTTACCCTGCACCGGATTGAGGGGAAGGGGCAGGTGTTCATGAAAGGGGCTCCGGAGGCGGTGCTCCGGAGCTGTTCAGCTGTGTCTATGGACGGTGCGTCAGTACCGTTCGATGATGCTTTGAAAACCCAGATGCAGGCGGCGGCTGACCTGTACGGAAGCAACGCCCTGCGGGTGCTCGGATTCGCCAGACGGGATGCAGAGGATTTTGAGGGTGCGGAAACCGGAATGACCTTTCTCGGCCTTGCAGCAATGATCGACCCTCCCCGTCCGGAAGCGGGGCCGGCTGTCCGCCGATGCATCGAGGCCGGCATACGTCCTGTGATGATTACCGGCGACCACCCTCTGACGGCTGCGGCGATTGCCAAGGAACTGGGCTTTCCCGGTGACGGGCGTGTGGTGAGCGGTGCGATGCTGAAGACGATGGATGAGGGTGCCCTTTGTGACGTTGCCGCCTCCGTTTCTGTGTTTGCTCGGGTCTCTCCCGAGCACAAGCTCCGCCTTGTCGAGGCATTGCAGAAAAACGGCGAAGTGGTCGCAATGACTGGAGATGGCGTTAATGACGCCCCGGCCCTGAAGCGGGCCGATATCGGCATCTCGATGGGCATCACCGGCACCGATGTCGCCCGGGAGGCCTCGGCCATGACCCTCACTGACGACAATTTCTCTTCAATCGTCGATGCCATCGAAGAGGGTCGGGGCATCTACGACAACATCCGCAAGTATCTGACCTACCTGCTCTCATCCAATATCGGGGAGCTCGGTCTCATTGTGGGCGCCATGCTGCTGGGTCTGCCGATGCCGCTTACTGCGGTGCAGATCCTCTATGTCAACCTGGCCACCGATGGCCTTCCTGCACTTGCTCTTGGCGTCGATCCCCCTGAAGAGGGCATCATGCGCCGTCCCCCTGCAGATCCGAAGACCGGCGTCTTCACACCTCCGCTCATGGCTCTCATGCTTGCCGGCGGTCTTTGGTCGACCCTCTGCAACCTCCTCCTGTTCACCTACGCGCTTCATACTGAGCGCTCTGTCGGGACAGCCATGACCATGACCTTCGTTTCGCTCGTCCTGATCGAGTTTTTCAAAGCCTATAATTTCCGTTCCCTCACAGCCTCGGTATTCCGCCGTCCGTTTGCCAACCGTTGGCTCAACCTTGCGGTGCTGTGGGAGTCCTGCATGTTTGCCGCAGTGCTTTTCGTGCCCCTCTTTGAAGGGCCGTTCGGCGTGGTCCGACTTGAGGGAAAAGATTGGATCCTGACGGTGCTTCCGGCTCTCTCCGTGCTTCCCGTGCTTGAACTGGTAAAGCTTTTTATACGCAAAAACCAGCCTGAAGCAGCCTGA
- a CDS encoding glycosyltransferase family 2 protein, which yields MNGCNRPMVTVTVPMYNNARFIGETIRSILSQTYEDFELLIYDDNSTDESFEIAASYADPRIRLQQNERNLGPEANWNRAVSEVSGRYVKLVCGDDILYPSCLEKQVAAFRDPMNEGVSLVSAQRAIIDSHGKTLISKVNFLDEGRKGPVEVVRKMVRMGTNIIGEPVSGMFPSEAIPRTRGYSARVPYTTDLDFWLQLLQLGDLYVIDEPLCAFRISDASWSSRIGEMRQQQFLAFMEQAASDVRHEVTDLDLFIGRINCAVQSMTSMMGFKLFAGSSSEKRTLAGMFQLDMGERARALLP from the coding sequence ATGAACGGTTGCAACCGTCCAATGGTCACCGTGACTGTTCCGATGTACAACAATGCACGTTTTATCGGTGAAACAATCCGCTCGATACTTTCCCAGACGTACGAGGATTTTGAGCTGCTTATCTATGATGACAATTCAACGGACGAGTCGTTCGAAATAGCGGCGTCTTATGCCGATCCGCGCATCCGTCTTCAGCAGAACGAGCGAAACCTCGGTCCTGAAGCAAACTGGAACCGTGCCGTCAGCGAGGTGTCGGGTCGCTATGTGAAGCTGGTGTGCGGCGACGACATACTCTATCCCTCATGCCTGGAAAAACAGGTTGCTGCGTTCCGGGATCCCATGAACGAGGGCGTCAGCCTCGTCAGTGCCCAGCGGGCCATCATCGACTCCCACGGAAAGACGCTCATCAGCAAGGTGAACTTTCTGGACGAAGGGCGCAAGGGACCAGTCGAGGTGGTCCGCAAGATGGTGCGCATGGGTACCAATATCATCGGCGAACCGGTATCCGGCATGTTTCCCTCTGAAGCCATTCCTCGAACCCGCGGCTACAGCGCACGGGTGCCCTATACCACGGACCTTGATTTCTGGCTCCAGCTGCTCCAGCTCGGAGACCTGTACGTGATTGATGAACCGCTCTGTGCTTTCCGGATATCAGACGCCTCATGGTCCTCGCGGATCGGTGAGATGCGCCAGCAGCAGTTCCTGGCATTCATGGAGCAGGCGGCTTCCGACGTCCGGCATGAAGTTACCGATCTTGATCTTTTCATCGGCAGGATCAACTGTGCGGTCCAGTCGATGACCAGTATGATGGGATTCAAGCTGTTTGCAGGTTCCTCATCGGAAAAACGGACTCTCGCGGGAATGTTCCAGCTCGATATGGGAGAACGGGCTCGCGCTCTTCTGCCTTGA
- a CDS encoding PhoU domain-containing protein produces the protein MASLLGKLFGDSPKTAATPKAFTVQIDPQKFGLSIKPQGTVHVQLESLKQKLTKLSSNVENNLMLSIRASTKKNTELAASAFKFDEEYIQKGKFEVEYLTLAYSAFQTLDTDQLKGVRDARMILQELEKMAQFALNIAEKTPFVEFSNVQELHKDEYGLKPMGDITAEMIKKAVEAFVSGNSKHARETLDMMQEIQGLYDKAVEKLKSTVNDQNIISHTGILSILDHVRECAVISCSISSNFC, from the coding sequence ATGGCCAGTCTGTTAGGAAAACTTTTCGGTGATTCCCCGAAAACTGCTGCAACCCCGAAAGCCTTCACCGTTCAGATCGATCCCCAGAAGTTCGGTCTTTCCATCAAACCCCAGGGTACTGTGCACGTGCAGCTTGAGTCCCTCAAGCAGAAGCTCACCAAGCTGTCCTCGAACGTGGAAAACAACCTGATGCTCAGCATCAGGGCTTCAACCAAGAAGAATACCGAACTGGCGGCCTCTGCCTTCAAGTTCGACGAAGAATATATCCAGAAGGGCAAGTTCGAGGTCGAGTATCTCACCCTTGCATACAGTGCGTTCCAGACCCTCGATACCGACCAGCTGAAGGGTGTCCGCGATGCCCGCATGATCCTGCAGGAACTGGAGAAAATGGCCCAGTTTGCCCTCAACATCGCCGAGAAGACGCCGTTTGTCGAGTTTTCGAATGTGCAGGAGCTCCATAAGGACGAATACGGCCTGAAACCAATGGGCGACATCACCGCTGAAATGATCAAGAAAGCGGTTGAAGCCTTTGTCAGCGGCAACTCGAAGCATGCCCGCGAAACCCTCGACATGATGCAGGAGATCCAGGGTCTTTACGACAAGGCTGTGGAGAAGCTGAAGTCGACGGTCAACGACCAGAACATCATCAGCCATACCGGGATCCTCTCGATCCTCGACCATGTCAGGGAGTGCGCCGTCATTTCCTGCTCCATTTCCAGCAATTTCTGCTGA
- a CDS encoding DUF3683 domain-containing protein produces the protein MLTRGQKSQKSAQSTPREIPFNYTSAGDRQAIAFLLGADVVRMLDELRERRVTGRSARLLMSIIGEILIHRRNPYLFQELVDSAARRRRLFERAMADLEVIAASANGETRVTAIVAAVQEEVERFRRVVALTPDLRRRMRRELGAVVGVKNVLFDPFSLVAHATDATDWRLHLPVAVVTPDLELQVAPILTAISSLGLHAIPRGAGTGLTGGAVPLHSGCVIVNMEKMNHIKGITAREFELDDGQMRTASVIEVEAGVVTEKAMHEADHHGLVFATDPTSEWSCTIGGNISENAGGKMAVRWGTCIDNLLEWRMAMPTGENITVRRTDHRLRKILHEDTVAFEIRDESDRRIDRIELLGTDIRKKGLWKDITNKALGGVPGLQKEGTDGVITSAVFVLYPKYPVKKTLCLEFFGPDMDEASRVIVELSKIFPLPAEGGEALLALEHFDDEYIRAIDYKVKATRPQTPKAVLLIDIAGNTEEEAGRGVARVEELLSRHPNTLMFLARDDAAAERFWADRKKLGAIARRTNAFKLNEDIVIPLEALAEFARFIDGLNIEEERHAQLLFMERARDVLQGAKVVEDDGQFAAKVPAGLDLCRLFGNRISEASLEDLRSLAIVEELAGELGELLQGYPDVQEALEERYRYIRDRRIVLATHMHAGDGNVHVNVPVLSNDRPMLERADRVIDRVMEKVVELGGVVSGEHGIGVTKLKYLDPSILEELSLYRRKVDPKGLMNPGKLDDLELLKHIFTPSFNMLELEAHILQRAQIESLSRKVDYCIRCGKCKTDCCVYYPARGMFYHPRNKNLAIGSLIEALLFDAQRERSTDFALLRWLEEVADHCTICHKCLKPCPVDIDTGDVSVLEREILSGWGIKHSSPVTEMTLSYLESRSPAFNQLFRKSVLQMGGAAQRAGTRIVRPIQPENEPPALYPLRMLRSPVPKVPAGTLRDVLPECGPDQVLVFEPAREATSSVFYFPGCGSERLNSTISMAAIHLLLEAGARVVIPPPFLCCGFPAHVNAKTDQYSSIVLRNSVMFSQIREMFSYIEFDACLVTCGTCMEGLDAIEAGRLFGGRIIDTAAWLQEQGMRLEGGARGLYHAPCHDSLHGKAQEVIAEIGGFGAITPVPHCCSEAGTLSLSRPDITDSMLQRKREAIGQAMHGAPDAVILTNCPSCVQGLGRNVDMGLRAEHLTVALAIKHSGPDWIEKFRLQASRAVAVNF, from the coding sequence ATGTTGACACGAGGCCAGAAATCCCAGAAATCGGCACAAAGCACACCGAGGGAGATTCCCTTCAATTACACTTCGGCTGGTGACCGTCAGGCCATTGCGTTCCTGCTCGGAGCCGATGTCGTCCGTATGCTCGACGAACTGCGTGAGCGCAGGGTGACGGGCCGTTCGGCGCGCCTTCTGATGAGCATCATTGGCGAAATCCTCATCCATCGCCGCAACCCCTATCTGTTCCAGGAACTGGTCGATTCGGCTGCACGGCGGCGCAGGCTGTTCGAGCGTGCGATGGCGGACCTCGAGGTCATTGCCGCATCGGCCAACGGCGAAACCCGCGTCACGGCGATCGTTGCCGCCGTTCAGGAAGAGGTTGAGCGGTTCCGTCGTGTGGTTGCCCTCACTCCCGATCTTCGCCGGAGGATGCGCCGTGAGCTTGGCGCAGTGGTCGGCGTGAAGAACGTACTCTTCGACCCGTTTTCCCTTGTTGCTCATGCGACGGATGCCACAGACTGGCGCCTGCATCTGCCTGTCGCAGTCGTCACGCCCGATCTCGAGCTGCAGGTGGCCCCGATTCTCACCGCCATTTCCAGCCTCGGGCTTCATGCCATTCCGCGCGGTGCAGGAACAGGCCTGACGGGTGGCGCGGTTCCGCTGCATTCCGGCTGCGTCATCGTCAACATGGAGAAGATGAACCACATCAAGGGGATCACCGCCCGTGAATTCGAGCTTGATGACGGCCAGATGCGCACCGCATCGGTCATTGAAGTGGAGGCAGGCGTTGTGACCGAAAAGGCCATGCACGAGGCCGATCACCATGGACTGGTGTTTGCGACCGATCCCACCAGCGAATGGTCCTGTACCATCGGTGGCAATATTTCTGAAAACGCCGGCGGCAAAATGGCGGTGCGCTGGGGCACATGCATAGATAATCTGCTTGAGTGGCGGATGGCCATGCCGACGGGAGAGAACATCACCGTCCGCAGAACCGACCACCGGCTTCGCAAGATTCTGCACGAAGATACCGTCGCCTTCGAGATCCGCGACGAATCAGACCGGAGGATCGACCGCATTGAGCTGCTCGGCACAGACATCCGGAAGAAAGGCCTCTGGAAGGACATCACCAACAAGGCTCTCGGCGGCGTGCCGGGGTTGCAGAAAGAGGGTACCGACGGGGTCATCACCTCGGCCGTGTTCGTGCTCTATCCAAAGTACCCGGTCAAGAAAACGCTCTGCCTGGAGTTTTTCGGACCCGATATGGACGAAGCAAGCCGGGTGATTGTCGAACTGTCGAAGATTTTCCCGCTGCCGGCCGAAGGCGGCGAGGCCCTGCTCGCCCTTGAGCATTTCGACGATGAGTACATCCGGGCGATTGACTATAAGGTGAAGGCCACAAGGCCGCAGACGCCGAAGGCGGTTCTGCTCATCGATATCGCGGGCAATACGGAGGAAGAGGCGGGCCGCGGGGTGGCGCGGGTGGAGGAACTTCTCAGCCGCCATCCCAACACCCTGATGTTCCTGGCGCGCGATGATGCCGCGGCCGAACGGTTCTGGGCCGACCGCAAGAAACTCGGCGCCATCGCCCGGCGTACCAATGCCTTCAAGCTCAATGAGGACATTGTCATCCCGCTCGAAGCTCTGGCAGAATTCGCGCGGTTCATCGACGGCCTGAACATCGAGGAGGAACGACACGCCCAGCTGCTTTTCATGGAGCGTGCACGCGATGTCCTCCAGGGGGCCAAGGTCGTTGAGGATGACGGGCAGTTTGCCGCCAAAGTCCCCGCAGGCCTCGATCTCTGCAGGCTTTTCGGCAACAGGATATCGGAAGCTTCCCTTGAGGATCTCCGTTCACTTGCAATCGTCGAAGAACTGGCCGGCGAGCTTGGCGAGCTCCTGCAGGGGTACCCTGATGTCCAGGAGGCGCTTGAAGAGAGATACCGCTATATCCGCGACCGGAGAATCGTGCTCGCAACCCACATGCATGCCGGTGACGGCAACGTGCATGTGAACGTGCCGGTGCTCTCGAACGACCGGCCAATGCTGGAGCGGGCAGACCGGGTCATTGACCGGGTGATGGAAAAGGTGGTCGAGCTCGGCGGCGTTGTGTCCGGTGAGCACGGCATCGGCGTCACCAAACTGAAATACCTCGACCCCTCGATCCTTGAGGAGCTTTCGCTGTACCGCAGGAAGGTTGACCCCAAAGGACTCATGAACCCCGGCAAGCTCGACGACCTCGAGCTCCTCAAGCATATTTTCACCCCCTCGTTCAATATGCTCGAGCTTGAGGCCCACATTCTGCAGCGGGCCCAGATCGAGTCGCTGTCACGGAAGGTCGACTACTGCATCCGCTGCGGAAAATGCAAGACGGACTGCTGTGTCTACTATCCTGCACGCGGGATGTTCTATCACCCGCGCAACAAGAACCTCGCCATCGGCTCGCTGATTGAGGCGCTGCTGTTCGATGCGCAGCGCGAGCGCTCGACCGATTTTGCCCTGCTCCGCTGGCTTGAGGAGGTTGCCGACCACTGCACTATCTGCCACAAGTGCCTCAAGCCCTGTCCTGTCGATATCGATACAGGAGACGTCTCCGTTCTTGAGCGTGAAATCCTTTCGGGTTGGGGCATCAAGCACTCCTCTCCGGTTACTGAAATGACCCTGAGCTATCTTGAAAGCCGCTCTCCGGCCTTCAACCAGCTGTTCCGCAAGAGTGTGCTCCAGATGGGAGGCGCCGCCCAGCGGGCAGGTACCCGCATCGTACGGCCCATTCAGCCCGAAAACGAGCCTCCGGCACTCTACCCGCTACGTATGCTCCGTTCGCCGGTGCCGAAGGTGCCTGCCGGGACCCTGCGCGACGTACTGCCCGAATGCGGCCCCGACCAGGTGCTCGTGTTCGAACCTGCCCGGGAAGCCACCTCCAGCGTCTTCTATTTCCCGGGGTGCGGTTCCGAGCGGCTCAACTCCACCATATCGATGGCGGCCATCCACCTCCTGCTCGAAGCGGGAGCCAGGGTAGTTATCCCCCCGCCGTTTCTCTGCTGCGGATTTCCTGCCCATGTCAATGCAAAAACCGATCAGTATTCCAGCATCGTGCTCCGCAACAGCGTGATGTTCAGCCAGATCAGGGAGATGTTCTCCTACATTGAATTCGATGCCTGTCTGGTGACCTGCGGCACATGCATGGAGGGACTGGACGCAATCGAGGCTGGCCGGCTCTTCGGCGGCAGAATCATTGACACCGCGGCCTGGCTGCAGGAGCAGGGAATGAGGCTTGAGGGCGGGGCGCGGGGACTCTACCACGCTCCCTGCCATGATTCACTGCACGGCAAGGCGCAGGAAGTCATTGCCGAAATCGGCGGGTTCGGTGCCATCACTCCGGTTCCGCATTGCTGTTCGGAGGCCGGCACTCTCTCTCTGTCTCGCCCCGACATCACCGATTCTATGCTCCAGCGCAAACGGGAGGCTATCGGCCAGGCCATGCATGGAGCGCCGGATGCCGTCATCCTGACCAACTGTCCATCCTGCGTCCAGGGACTCGGCCGCAACGTCGACATGGGACTCCGGGCCGAGCATCTTACCGTCGCCCTTGCCATAAAGCATTCGGGTCCTGACTGGATAGAGAAGTTCCGTCTTCAGGCCTCGAGGGCCGTGGCCGTAAACTTTTAA
- a CDS encoding DoxX-like family protein, translating to MAFMSAESSVLILCRVALAFSWIYQGAVPKLYCMSSGEVELLGHIIPVYRWACIAVSWMGAGEIVFGLYLLVARRNWVFWFNIVTLCMLLLFVGIFEPGMLTLPFNPLTLNVALIALSLIAILELNNTKRLF from the coding sequence ATGGCATTCATGTCCGCAGAGAGCAGTGTGCTCATCCTGTGCCGTGTGGCTCTGGCCTTTTCCTGGATCTACCAGGGGGCTGTGCCCAAACTCTACTGCATGAGCAGCGGGGAAGTCGAACTCCTCGGCCATATCATTCCCGTGTACCGGTGGGCTTGTATTGCGGTTTCCTGGATGGGAGCGGGGGAGATAGTTTTCGGTCTTTACCTCCTTGTGGCCCGCCGGAACTGGGTTTTCTGGTTCAATATCGTGACGTTGTGCATGCTGCTCCTCTTCGTCGGCATTTTCGAGCCCGGCATGCTGACCCTGCCGTTCAACCCCCTGACCCTGAATGTTGCACTCATAGCACTTTCGCTCATCGCCATCCTTGAACTGAACAACACAAAACGCCTCTTTTGA
- the phoU gene encoding phosphate signaling complex protein PhoU, with the protein MSDRPVHEHIRDLSDVLVHLSEKVLQNFDDALTAIRNQDEEQAREIRRIDFEIDLAEVGLEERCLAFLALQQPVARDLRTIVTIMKINDDLERIGDLAVHIIERMPDIKPDMLAMFDFDSMGRLAADMTRKSIEAFINKDRFLADKVCALDEEIDSIHSAVFKKVATLMKDPALNVDQLISLLSISRYIERMADHATRIAHEVTYLVTGEIVRHSDISYEKLIQSLKD; encoded by the coding sequence ATGTCAGACAGACCGGTACACGAACATATCAGGGACCTTTCAGATGTCCTTGTCCATCTCTCGGAAAAGGTCCTTCAGAACTTCGACGACGCCCTTACAGCGATACGCAACCAGGATGAAGAGCAGGCCCGCGAAATCCGGCGCATCGACTTTGAGATCGATCTTGCCGAAGTCGGGCTTGAAGAGCGCTGCCTGGCGTTCCTTGCCCTCCAGCAGCCCGTTGCCCGGGACCTGCGCACGATCGTCACCATCATGAAGATCAACGACGATCTCGAGCGCATCGGCGACCTTGCCGTCCACATCATCGAGCGCATGCCGGACATCAAGCCCGACATGCTTGCCATGTTCGATTTCGATTCCATGGGCCGCCTTGCCGCCGACATGACCCGCAAGTCGATCGAGGCATTCATCAACAAGGACCGTTTCCTTGCCGACAAGGTCTGCGCCCTTGACGAAGAGATCGACAGCATCCACAGTGCCGTTTTCAAGAAGGTCGCTACCCTCATGAAAGACCCTGCCCTGAACGTCGATCAGCTGATCTCGCTCCTCAGCATCTCCCGCTACATCGAGCGCATGGCCGACCATGCCACCCGTATCGCCCATGAGGTCACCTACCTTGTGACGGGCGAGATCGTCCGGCACAGCGACATCTCCTATGAAAAGCTGATCCAGTCGCTGAAAGATTGA
- a CDS encoding pentapeptide repeat-containing protein: MNPMYTINAMGFSFRYFLPPSRVLPFLFGALVILGSAAPLAAADQSLLLKLREGRQAWNAMRSQSGPEHPDLSGADLKGRKLMEYDLHGAVLRGADLSQTNLSGADLKGAVLDSVTAVSSILSSANLQGARLNGADLASAVLDGADCTGAVLVRADLRLSDCTGAVFHGADLKEVHFREAQLNGADLGNADIRAAYFWRANTDRMRLQGASVSETTVLDSGSYATARWAVAHGALFIADIPAPPPARTAVAPGVSAGETAAPAASSSAAVPLVGAQSVRPEKAPRKGIVNLWQRTGPLNAPYDAIQYESLKKNVTRWNRMRRTESPVAINLREADFAGKNLFGADLRGADLSAAGMRLTDLGDADLRGADLRGADLRGATLAGADLGGADLCGANLWRANMSRTRLSGARVSGATVLDSGKKATPGWAEKHDARYIAD; this comes from the coding sequence ATGAACCCCATGTACACCATCAACGCCATGGGCTTTTCATTCCGGTACTTCCTGCCGCCGTCCCGCGTCCTGCCGTTTCTTTTTGGCGCATTGGTCATTCTCGGAAGTGCCGCACCGCTTGCTGCCGCTGATCAGTCTCTTCTTCTGAAGCTGCGCGAAGGCAGGCAGGCGTGGAACGCCATGCGGAGCCAGAGCGGCCCGGAGCATCCCGATCTTTCAGGCGCGGACCTCAAGGGCCGTAAACTGATGGAATACGATCTGCACGGTGCCGTTCTCCGGGGAGCCGATCTCAGCCAGACGAACCTGTCGGGTGCGGATTTGAAGGGGGCAGTGCTGGATTCAGTTACGGCCGTATCTTCGATCCTCTCCAGCGCCAACCTGCAGGGCGCCCGGCTGAACGGTGCGGATCTGGCGTCCGCCGTGCTCGATGGAGCGGATTGTACGGGTGCCGTCCTGGTTCGGGCCGACCTCCGGCTGTCCGACTGCACCGGTGCTGTGTTCCACGGAGCGGACCTGAAGGAGGTCCATTTCCGTGAAGCTCAGCTGAACGGTGCCGACCTTGGGAACGCTGACATCCGTGCTGCATATTTCTGGAGGGCGAACACCGACCGGATGAGGCTTCAAGGCGCAAGCGTGTCGGAAACAACCGTGCTTGATTCCGGCAGCTATGCGACGGCTCGTTGGGCAGTGGCCCATGGCGCCCTGTTCATCGCAGACATCCCCGCTCCGCCACCCGCCCGAACGGCTGTGGCCCCCGGCGTGTCGGCCGGAGAGACTGCCGCACCCGCAGCGTCATCTTCCGCTGCTGTTCCTCTCGTGGGGGCGCAGAGCGTGCGTCCCGAAAAGGCTCCCCGCAAGGGGATTGTGAACCTCTGGCAGCGCACCGGTCCCTTGAATGCACCCTATGACGCCATACAGTACGAGTCGCTGAAGAAGAATGTTACCCGGTGGAACCGGATGCGTCGTACTGAGAGTCCTGTTGCCATCAACCTCCGCGAAGCGGATTTCGCCGGCAAAAACCTCTTTGGGGCCGACCTTAGGGGCGCTGACCTGTCAGCGGCCGGTATGCGGCTTACGGACCTCGGGGATGCTGACCTGCGCGGCGCCGACCTTCGGGGTGCCGACCTTAGGGGGGCAACGCTTGCCGGAGCTGATCTCGGCGGCGCCGATCTTTGTGGCGCGAACCTCTGGAGGGCCAACATGAGCCGTACGAGGCTCAGCGGCGCCAGGGTTTCAGGGGCCACAGTGCTGGATTCAGGGAAAAAAGCGACTCCCGGATGGGCAGAGAAGCATGACGCGCGCTATATTGCAGACTAG